In Flavobacterium sp. GSB-24, the genomic window GAAAGTTACATGAGTAAAACTGAGTCGGATAAGTTTAATTTCATGAAAGGTTACAGCTATTTTAATGCAAAAAAGAAAAAAGAAGCCACCAATTATTTTAATAAAGTAGTGAATTCTAAAGAATACGGTTCTCAAGCCAAATATTATTTAGGATTTATGGCTTATGAAGGCGACGATTATAAAGAAGCGACTAAATATTTTGACGAAGTTTCTGGCGAAGAAAAATACAAAGAAAAGCTTTCCTATTATCAGGCTGATATGAATTTCAAACTTGGAAATTTCCAAAAAGCAATTGATTTAGGGCAGACCGCAATGGCTAAATCGAATGCCTTAGAACAATCTGAATTGAATAAAATTATTGGAGAAAGTTATTTCAATTTAAAACAATACGACAAAGCGATTCCGTTTTTAGAAAAATATGAAGGTAAAAAAGGGAAGTGGAATAATACCGATTTTTATCAGTTAGGTTACGCATATTACGAGCAGAAAAACTACGAAAAAGCAATTTCTCAATTCAATAAAATTATTGAAGGAAGAGATTTCGTCGCACAAAATGCTTATTACCATTTAGGGCTGAGTTATTTAAATATAGGTAAAAAACAGGAAGCTTTAAACGCTTTTAAAAATGCTTCTGAAATGGATTTCAATGCGCAGATTCAAGAAGATGCGGCTTTAAATTATGCTAAATTGAGTTATGATATCGGAAATGCATATCAGGCTGTTCCTGGAATTTTACTTGATTTCTTGAAAAAATATCCAAACAATTCAAGCCGCTCAGAAGTAGAGAAATTATTGGTTGATTCTTACATTTCTTCTAAAAACTACAAAGAAGCGCTGACTTTATTAGAGAAAAATAGAACTGCAGAAAATAAAGCTGCGTACCAAAAAGTATTGTTTTACCGCGGATTAGAGTTGTATAATGAGTCCAATTATCAAGAAGCTGGCAAAATGTTCAAAAGCGCTGTAAGTGAGCAAAAAACTCCAGAATTTACAGCCCGTGCTACTTTCTGGAAAGCAGAAACAGAATATCTTAATGATGATATGCAAAATGCTTTGCTGACTTACAAACAGTTTGCAGGAATGGCAGCGGCAAAATCTACAGATGAGTATAAAAACATCAATTATAATATTGGTTATACGTATTTTAAACTAAAAGAATACGATCAGGCGGCTAATTCTTTTCAAGCGCAAATTGATAATTCTCCTTCAGATAAAGTTCGTTTAAACGATTCTTACTTACGTTTGGGAGACTGCCGTTTTGTGACTTCAAAATACAGTGCAGCAAATGAAGCTTATGGAAAAGCAATTGCAGCAAAAGGTGTGGATGCGGATTATGCTCAATTTCAAAAAGCACTTTCTTACGGATTCATGTCAAATAATGCGAAAAAAATTGATGAACTGAACAATTTTGTTAAGATGTACAACAAATCATCTTACCGTGACGATGCCTTGTACGAATTAGGAAATACGTATGTTGCAGAAAAGAAAAATGACCAGGCTTTAAAAGCTTACGATCAATTGATTTCTGAATTTAAAAACGGATCATTTACTTCAAAAGCAATTTTAAAACAAGGTTTAATTTATTATAATTCTGATCGTGATGAGCAGGCTTTAACAAAGTTCAAAAAAGTTGCTGCAGAATTTCCAAAAACTCCAGAGGCTTTAGAAGCAGTTTCTACAGCAAGATTAATTTATGTTGATTCAGGAAAAGTAGATGAATACGCAACTTGGGTCCGCACTCTTGATTTTGTTGCCGTGACAGATGCTGACTTAGACAATGATACATACGATGCTGCTTTTAAACAATACAGCCAAAACAATGCTAAAAATGCAATAACTGGTTTTGCTGGTTATGTGAGTAAATTCCCGAACGGAATGCATGCGCTTGAAGCTAACTTCTATTTGGCACAATTGTACTACACAGAAGGTTCGGAAACTAAATCTATTGCGAATTATCAATTTGTAATTGATCAGCCAAGAAATGAATTTACAGAACAGGCATTAAACAGATTAGCTCAAATTTATTTAAAAGCCAAAGACTGCGATAAAGCAATTCCAGTTTTAGTGCGTTTAGAAAGTGAAGCAGATTTCCCTCAGAATAAAAACTTTGCACAAGCGAATTTAATGAAGTGTTATTATGATAAAAAAGATTATGATAATTCAGTTGTTTCTGCAGAGAAAGTATTAGAAAATCCAAAAGCAGATGCAGGTGTAAAAGCAGATGCACAAATTATAGTTGCCAGAGCAGCAATACAAACTGGAAATGAGGATAAAGCAAAAACAGCTTATGCAAAATTAGCGACAACTTCTAAAGGAGAATTAGCGGCAGAAGCGTTGTATTACGATGCTTATTTTAAAACAAAAGAAGGAAAATTTGATGCCTCAAACACTGCCGTTCAAAAATTAGCAAAAAGCTATTCTGCTTATAAATATTATGGCGCAAAAGGTTTGGTGTTGATGGCGAAAAACTTCTACGGATTAAAAGACAGTTATCAAGCAACTTACATTTTAGATAACGTAATAAATAATTTTACCGATTATCCAGATGTAGTTGAAGAAGCTAAAAAAGAATTGAGCGCGATAAAATTAGAAGAATCTAAAACAAATTCGTCGATTAATAAATAAGTTAGAAGTGAAACGATAAATGTCTTTACATTTTACATCTCACAAAACACATTTTACAAGTTATGAGTTTACCCTTTTATATAGTTGATGTTTTTGCCGATAAAAAATATGCTGGAAATCAGCTGGCAGTTTTTATGGACGCAGAGAATCTAAGTTCTGAACAAATGCAGCAAATTGCTCGTGAAATTAATTTCGCAGAAAGCACATTTGTAACCAAATTGGACAGAGAAAACAACAAAGCTGAGATTAAAATTTTTACTCCCGCTAATGAAATGCAATTTGCCGGACATCCAATTGTTGGAACTTCATGGGTTTTGATAAATAAAATATTCGAAAATTCGCCAAACGAAATCAAGCTTAAAGTTCCCATTGGAGAAATTCCGATTCACCAAACAGAAGATTTAATTTGGTTAAAAGCAGCTCAGCCAAAATTTTGGGATATTTTTTCAAAAGAAGATTTTACACTTTTCAGCAATTTACAAGTAAACGATTTTGAAAATCAATTTCCAATTCAAGAAGTAACAACCGGAAGTGCTTTTGTAATGGTTGGATTAAGCAGTAAAAGAGCGCTGGAAAATTTAGTTCTAGATAAAGATAAAACAGATGATTGGCTGAAAAAGAATTGTAAAACAACACATAGAGGTCTGTATTTTTATTATTTAGAAGGTTCAAAATTGTTTAGCAGAATGCTGTGTGTTGAATATAACCAATTGGTGGAAGATGCAGCAACTGGAAGTGCAAGTACTTGTCTTCAGGCTTTTCTATTAAAGTATCATAAGCCTGAATTTGAATTGATTAATTATCAAGGAGATTATATAGGGCGTCCGTCTCAAATTTATTTTAAAGGGAAATTAATTGACGACCAGTTCGATATAAACATTGGCGGAAAAGCTCAATTTATTGCTAAAGGAGAGTGGGAAGCTTAGCTTTAAGATAATAGAATAAAGAGTAAAGAAGATAGATTTATAAAATCAAGAAATAAAAAATAGTATATAGAGGAAATTAGAAAAAGAAGAAGTCTATGTTCTTTCTTCTATATTCTTTTCTCTAAAAAAGAAAGAAATATGAAATTAAACTGCCGACATAAAATAATCATTTTGTTAGTGTTATTTACAGCTCAGTTTTCGAATGCGCAGAAGAAAAATGAAAGTATCGGAACGGAGACTGTAAACGTAGTAAAACCTTATTCGCCGACTATTTCTGATGCTTTTAAAGTAAAAGAAACTCCTTCGCTTGACGACAGCGGTAATCAGCCGAAAGAAGTTATTAA contains:
- a CDS encoding PhzF family phenazine biosynthesis protein, producing the protein MSLPFYIVDVFADKKYAGNQLAVFMDAENLSSEQMQQIAREINFAESTFVTKLDRENNKAEIKIFTPANEMQFAGHPIVGTSWVLINKIFENSPNEIKLKVPIGEIPIHQTEDLIWLKAAQPKFWDIFSKEDFTLFSNLQVNDFENQFPIQEVTTGSAFVMVGLSSKRALENLVLDKDKTDDWLKKNCKTTHRGLYFYYLEGSKLFSRMLCVEYNQLVEDAATGSASTCLQAFLLKYHKPEFELINYQGDYIGRPSQIYFKGKLIDDQFDINIGGKAQFIAKGEWEA
- a CDS encoding tetratricopeptide repeat protein; protein product: MRKLSWFFLFQIILISTIVSAQKSAIYTYDLKDFDKALALYNDKQYASAQLIFQHVKSNATTEEVESDCAFYIANCAIRTNQANADALVEKFVSDYPTSTKQNQAYIEAAQYFFDQGNYPKALQWFDKVDESYMSKTESDKFNFMKGYSYFNAKKKKEATNYFNKVVNSKEYGSQAKYYLGFMAYEGDDYKEATKYFDEVSGEEKYKEKLSYYQADMNFKLGNFQKAIDLGQTAMAKSNALEQSELNKIIGESYFNLKQYDKAIPFLEKYEGKKGKWNNTDFYQLGYAYYEQKNYEKAISQFNKIIEGRDFVAQNAYYHLGLSYLNIGKKQEALNAFKNASEMDFNAQIQEDAALNYAKLSYDIGNAYQAVPGILLDFLKKYPNNSSRSEVEKLLVDSYISSKNYKEALTLLEKNRTAENKAAYQKVLFYRGLELYNESNYQEAGKMFKSAVSEQKTPEFTARATFWKAETEYLNDDMQNALLTYKQFAGMAAAKSTDEYKNINYNIGYTYFKLKEYDQAANSFQAQIDNSPSDKVRLNDSYLRLGDCRFVTSKYSAANEAYGKAIAAKGVDADYAQFQKALSYGFMSNNAKKIDELNNFVKMYNKSSYRDDALYELGNTYVAEKKNDQALKAYDQLISEFKNGSFTSKAILKQGLIYYNSDRDEQALTKFKKVAAEFPKTPEALEAVSTARLIYVDSGKVDEYATWVRTLDFVAVTDADLDNDTYDAAFKQYSQNNAKNAITGFAGYVSKFPNGMHALEANFYLAQLYYTEGSETKSIANYQFVIDQPRNEFTEQALNRLAQIYLKAKDCDKAIPVLVRLESEADFPQNKNFAQANLMKCYYDKKDYDNSVVSAEKVLENPKADAGVKADAQIIVARAAIQTGNEDKAKTAYAKLATTSKGELAAEALYYDAYFKTKEGKFDASNTAVQKLAKSYSAYKYYGAKGLVLMAKNFYGLKDSYQATYILDNVINNFTDYPDVVEEAKKELSAIKLEESKTNSSINK